A genomic region of Desulfosarcina ovata subsp. ovata contains the following coding sequences:
- a CDS encoding J domain-containing protein has protein sequence MYLACLMDNRHGRRFLIRHSFDDGDCYRSRDLFDLGTDPARFIHYPGGNGFYIDSRVEEGIAAKGLTVSQDDLEPIFMPFLDPHIRRVIDGFDRRASNGNARTECGSSAEVHLFDRYRLHYLKLGRIERRSMGCMPRHFYRGLQEKSRDEIEYDFIDAEQILKPHELARYTYQIFDLQVCFSESFARSHPEGLDQTQMDRFFVDRLCRLNRDTSFWAGCPSESGLRYHLIRYAVMYFDNAFPTRDPFHDYLRDFMNRHRVYRPPQSVQISLAESAKLLDVSVDMLKKMDCRTLTRQYRKLAMQHHPDKGGDQDHFVRLNAAYHKLLNRKSRS, from the coding sequence ATGTATCTTGCCTGTCTGATGGACAACCGCCATGGCCGCCGCTTTCTGATCCGCCACTCCTTTGACGATGGGGATTGCTATCGCAGTCGCGACCTTTTCGATCTGGGAACGGATCCCGCCCGATTTATTCACTACCCCGGCGGCAATGGGTTTTACATTGATTCTCGGGTCGAGGAGGGCATTGCCGCCAAAGGCCTCACTGTTTCACAGGATGACCTCGAACCCATTTTCATGCCGTTTCTGGATCCGCATATCCGGCGGGTCATCGACGGGTTTGACCGGCGGGCAAGCAATGGCAACGCCCGGACCGAATGTGGCTCCAGTGCTGAGGTTCACCTTTTTGACCGCTACCGGCTGCACTACCTGAAACTGGGGCGCATCGAACGCCGCAGCATGGGATGCATGCCACGGCATTTTTATCGTGGTCTCCAAGAGAAATCGAGAGATGAGATCGAATATGACTTCATTGACGCGGAACAGATACTAAAGCCCCATGAACTGGCCCGCTACACCTATCAGATCTTTGACCTTCAGGTTTGCTTCAGCGAGTCATTTGCGCGCAGTCATCCAGAAGGCCTTGACCAGACGCAGATGGACCGCTTTTTTGTCGATCGCCTCTGCCGGCTGAACCGCGACACCTCCTTTTGGGCAGGATGCCCGTCGGAATCCGGGCTCAGATATCATTTGATCCGGTACGCGGTGATGTATTTTGACAATGCCTTTCCCACCCGTGATCCGTTTCACGATTACCTGCGTGACTTCATGAATCGCCACCGGGTTTATCGTCCACCGCAAAGTGTCCAAATCAGTCTGGCCGAATCCGCCAAGCTTTTGGATGTGAGCGTGGACATGCTAAAAAAGATGGACTGCCGCACGCTGACCCGTCAATACCGCAAGCTGGCCATGCAGCATCATCCGGACAAAGGGGGCGATCAGGATCATTTTGTAAGGCTTAATGCCGCTTACCACAAACTGTTGAACCGGAAATCGAGAAGCTGA
- a CDS encoding universal stress protein, translated as MKIHFKRILCATDLSDFSNLAVAQAIEMAKEFGARLYICHVIDLPMVSMHGAAFVYPDNQIEEMKTGAMEQIKRLVGDNDLSWEAIVETGPVSTTLCRLAADRHADLAIVSTHGRTGIKRLFLGSVTERLLRTVACPLLVVTPPEKASGGEQPFKGFGFKQILVGCDFSNDSQNAVDYGFSLAQEFEAAIHLVHVVEPFVYRDTMLPDNTEIETLDAVSAGSQKRLETLVPEDAHNWCEVHIASESGKPFMALKAYADTHQIDLIVLGVRGHSLVETMLLGSTTDRVIRGVACPVLSVCPL; from the coding sequence ATGAAAATTCATTTCAAACGCATTCTTTGTGCCACCGATCTTTCCGATTTTTCGAATCTGGCGGTGGCCCAGGCCATTGAAATGGCCAAGGAATTTGGTGCGCGGCTTTATATCTGTCACGTCATCGATCTGCCCATGGTCAGTATGCATGGTGCCGCCTTTGTCTATCCGGACAATCAGATCGAAGAGATGAAAACCGGCGCCATGGAGCAAATTAAAAGACTGGTGGGCGATAACGACTTGTCATGGGAGGCGATTGTCGAAACCGGCCCGGTATCCACGACCCTCTGCCGGCTGGCCGCAGACAGGCATGCCGATCTGGCCATTGTTTCCACCCACGGACGAACCGGAATCAAGCGGTTGTTCCTGGGGTCGGTCACCGAACGGTTGCTGCGCACCGTCGCCTGTCCGTTGTTGGTGGTCACGCCACCGGAAAAAGCCAGCGGTGGAGAGCAGCCATTCAAAGGATTTGGCTTTAAACAGATCCTGGTGGGCTGTGATTTTTCCAATGATTCGCAAAATGCGGTGGATTATGGATTCAGCCTGGCCCAAGAGTTCGAAGCAGCCATCCACTTGGTGCATGTGGTGGAACCGTTTGTCTATCGGGATACCATGCTGCCGGACAACACGGAAATTGAAACGCTGGATGCAGTCAGTGCGGGATCCCAGAAGCGTCTGGAAACACTGGTTCCCGAGGATGCTCACAACTGGTGCGAGGTCCATATTGCCAGTGAATCGGGAAAACCGTTCATGGCATTGAAGGCCTATGCCGACACCCATCAGATTGACCTGATCGTCCTTGGTGTGCGGGGCCACAGCCTGGTCGAGACCATGCTCCTGGGCTCCACGACCGACCGGGTCATCCGCGGTGTGGCCTGTCCGGTCCTGTCCGTTTGCCCCTTATAG
- a CDS encoding YceD family protein yields the protein MDERTEAAALPLVHALIRDGQVDFSRPLHVRIHAVPTGNAILIEGSLDTCARLICSRCLEPFEFEMETDFSATAVPSHSISLDSESREEIELRADDMDVIPYTGESIDLGEEIAQQMIMALPFKPICDDNCRGLCNQCGVNLNKETCSCRSGMQNSPFAVLKSLNLPAKKE from the coding sequence ATGGACGAACGGACCGAGGCCGCTGCCTTGCCGCTTGTCCATGCACTCATCCGGGACGGCCAGGTCGATTTTAGCCGTCCGCTTCATGTCCGCATCCACGCGGTGCCCACCGGGAATGCGATACTGATCGAGGGATCACTGGATACCTGCGCCCGCCTGATCTGCAGTCGCTGCCTGGAACCGTTTGAGTTTGAGATGGAGACCGATTTTAGCGCCACCGCGGTTCCAAGCCATTCAATTTCATTGGATTCGGAATCCCGGGAAGAGATCGAATTGCGCGCGGATGACATGGATGTGATCCCCTACACCGGTGAAAGTATCGATCTTGGCGAGGAAATCGCCCAGCAGATGATTATGGCCCTGCCCTTCAAGCCAATCTGTGACGACAATTGCAGGGGATTGTGCAACCAGTGTGGCGTCAACCTCAACAAGGAGACCTGCAGTTGCCGGTCGGGTATGCAAAACAGTCCCTTTGCCGTGCTTAAATCCCTCAACCTGCCCGCTAAAAAGGAGTAG
- a CDS encoding beta-ketoacyl synthase N-terminal-like domain-containing protein, whose amino-acid sequence MDRTSLIAVVGMDGIFPGALNLDIFWQNIIGGVDQSRPAPPSRWIAPVEDRLRSTTTPDRPYSRHACLIDDFHFEPDGFSLDPDLTRHLDPVHQLTLTAGKRAVGGCQTGKVDFSRVDTILAAIALPTDGASAYSRQLLGRAIERRLFPQTTAKPFHFSRAETLASRVDGLPAALLAAEMGFGGDSFTLDAACASSIYAVKLACDALVAGRTDMVVTGGVSRPECLYTQTGFSQLQALSASGRCAPFDHRADGLVVGEGVGILVLKRLTDALTHGDTILGVIHGIGLSNDMRGNLLAPERQGQLRAMQAAYAAAGWQPSDVNLIECHGTGTRAGDTTEIESLMALWKGQSATAGTCAIGSVKSMIGHLLTAAGAAGMIKILLAIRHRMLPPSIHFEAAPPDSPLAGSPFRVQSEAAAWETPKNGIPRRAAVSAFGFGGINAHILFEEWPENRQPQDQVRDQSSVEHARMAPKPLEPVAIVGMGVHAGSLDRVSAFEAAIFNGLSAIGQRPAGRWKGADAVYAAALNDFDPHGAYLGQVDVGIGEFQIPPNEIDAILPQQLLALKTGAAALGDAGLPLRESRTRMGVVVGINFDFESTNFHLRWQLFSALQRWRTQFGIAIDDQDMDSYLSALRDGCGPPLTAPRVMGALGGIVASRMAREFRFGGPSFVVSADTASGIKALRVAVDRLQQGEADAMLVGAVDLFAEGRSVVRMDSVLPLSRSNRIRPFDADADGTLPGDGGVALVLKPLSLARAQKDRIYAVIRGIGSAAGNNPATGRVDGKVYSRSLEHCFANSPVRPEQLSYVEAHGAGLPDQDQIELNALSRFFNGHVAAGPENAIALGATKPVCGHTGAADGLLALAKTALCLYRRTLPPLPGFTRLPDSIDPAIPFHIPRHCQPWYRNRDQGPRTAISCTMTVDGTCSHVLLQEEESILPEMHRSHPIPMGNALPGLFVVTGDAPNKLIAGLSDLNTHLETASQGRLEIAAARWLDTHPPDSDHKLAIALIIGPDGNGPEIIAQARQAVDNGASDPRSKRVFYRSQPMGKQTPIAMIYPGSGNHYLEMGRDLALRFPDILDGMDRDTKRLKTQMRPWHLMPWGQDWSAGWQQEANLRLKADILNMIFAQVVYGGLMTRILKRFAVPTDALIGYSLGESAALFAHDVWADRGDMLARMQATDLFSTQLAGPCRALRQAWKIPDETPVDWQVAVVNRPADQVRATIDAMANVRLLIVNSPDECVIGGLRPAIETAIGALGCQAIFLDGVVTVHCDAALPVAREYRDLHHFPTTPRSGLSVYSCSWAAPYAVTADKIADSIEKQAVDGFDFTRTIKRAYGDGIRIFVEAGPRASCTRMIDRILDGQDHLAVAANHSGESEIAALLRCLGRLVVERIPLDLNPLYEGIVESGEDQMTPVKKSTVTVNVGGQMLNPRLPAPTKPPKRKMMPAASPESAEASEVTPVQNPAPPPPASAEAPSPEQSGNPWTALMDTAQQTMASTAAAHEQFLQLSEQLTQSFADAFDLQNRLLGMGARVQNDNTVDPSPASPRVPVEAKGDRPATPDQSVVAFDRDMCMEFAIGSVGRMLGPAFDVVDTHRVRVRLPDEPLMLVDRILSVEGEMLSMGAGRVVTEHDVRPGAWYLDGERAPVCISVEAGQADLFLGAYLGIDHQVKGQRAYRLLDAVITFHRGLPRPGDTIRYEIAIDRFVRQGETWMFFFRFEGYIGNDHLITMRDGCAGFFTEAEVENSGGIILTERERQPTAGKCPPGWQSPVPMERESFTDAQVEALRRGDLAGCFGERFAGVQLAQSLWLPDGRMRLIHRIIDLDPAGGRYGLGLIRAEADVHPDDWFLTCHFVDDMVMPGTLMYECCAHALRVFLQRMGWITDKPGVCYEPVVGNAAQLKCRGPVTPKTAHVHYEIQISEIGYGPEPYVIADAHMFADGRPIVFFKDMSMKMTGVTGQEIEDAWRQRGALEQKTHTPLYDRASILSFAVGKPSEAFGEPYRVFDSQRTIARLPGPPYCFMDRVVRVEPPAWELKADGWVTAEYDIPTAAWYFAADRSGVMPFCVLLEIALQPCGWLAAYAGSALHSQQDLKFRNLGGSAVWHRQVTPDSGTLTMRCRMTKVSEAAEMIIENFDFEVLGGGQPVYTGDTYFGFFSAPALTQQKGLGMADPLVKTLSPFAGHDQETERLPVDFPLTPADAEGMPPHIDHLALPGKALLMIDRIDCYLPDGGHAGLGYIRGSKRVDPDEWFFKAHFYQDPVCPGSLGLESFLQLLKTFAIRRWPELTNSHRFRLLDGSRHSWSYRGQIIPKNKTVVVEASVTQIKDGPAPVIRADGLLWVDGLAIYKMENFDLALVPATGATTS is encoded by the coding sequence ATGGATCGCACGTCCTTGATTGCCGTGGTCGGGATGGACGGAATTTTTCCGGGCGCCCTGAACCTGGACATATTTTGGCAGAACATCATCGGTGGTGTCGACCAGTCTCGTCCGGCCCCACCGTCACGCTGGATCGCTCCGGTTGAAGATCGCCTCAGATCAACAACCACCCCGGATCGTCCCTACTCCCGCCACGCCTGCCTGATTGATGATTTTCATTTCGAGCCCGATGGGTTTTCTCTTGATCCGGATCTGACGCGACATCTGGATCCGGTTCATCAGCTGACCCTGACGGCCGGAAAGCGGGCGGTAGGCGGATGCCAGACCGGCAAGGTTGATTTCAGCCGGGTCGATACAATTCTGGCCGCCATCGCCCTGCCCACGGATGGAGCGTCCGCTTACTCCCGGCAATTGCTGGGCAGGGCCATTGAGCGGCGGCTGTTTCCTCAGACCACAGCCAAACCGTTCCATTTCTCCCGTGCCGAAACGCTGGCCAGTCGCGTGGACGGCCTGCCGGCGGCTCTACTGGCTGCTGAAATGGGGTTCGGCGGTGACAGCTTCACCCTCGATGCGGCCTGTGCGTCGTCCATTTACGCCGTCAAGCTGGCCTGTGATGCACTGGTTGCCGGACGCACGGACATGGTCGTCACCGGTGGGGTCTCCCGTCCCGAATGCCTCTATACCCAGACCGGCTTCAGTCAGCTCCAGGCCCTGTCCGCATCGGGCCGCTGTGCCCCCTTTGATCACCGGGCGGACGGATTGGTGGTCGGCGAGGGAGTCGGTATTTTGGTGTTGAAGCGCCTGACCGACGCACTGACCCATGGTGACACCATTTTAGGGGTGATCCACGGCATTGGCCTGTCCAATGACATGCGTGGCAACCTGCTGGCACCCGAACGCCAGGGCCAGCTCCGTGCCATGCAGGCGGCCTATGCTGCCGCCGGATGGCAACCATCGGACGTGAACCTGATCGAATGCCACGGCACCGGCACCCGCGCCGGCGACACCACTGAGATAGAAAGCCTGATGGCCCTGTGGAAGGGGCAGTCGGCAACTGCCGGCACCTGCGCCATCGGTTCGGTCAAATCGATGATCGGGCATCTGCTTACCGCTGCCGGCGCTGCCGGGATGATCAAAATCCTTCTGGCCATCAGGCATCGCATGCTGCCGCCCTCGATCCATTTCGAAGCGGCCCCGCCGGACAGCCCGCTGGCCGGCAGTCCGTTCCGGGTGCAGAGCGAAGCAGCCGCCTGGGAAACACCGAAGAACGGAATTCCACGCCGGGCTGCGGTGAGTGCCTTTGGTTTCGGCGGTATCAATGCCCATATTCTTTTCGAGGAATGGCCGGAAAACCGTCAACCGCAGGATCAGGTCAGGGATCAATCCAGCGTGGAGCATGCCCGGATGGCGCCAAAACCACTTGAGCCGGTGGCCATCGTGGGAATGGGGGTGCATGCCGGTTCGCTGGACAGGGTAAGCGCATTCGAAGCAGCCATTTTCAATGGCCTCAGCGCCATCGGCCAGCGACCCGCCGGACGCTGGAAAGGGGCCGATGCGGTCTATGCCGCCGCATTGAACGACTTCGATCCCCATGGGGCGTATCTTGGGCAGGTTGATGTCGGCATCGGCGAGTTCCAGATTCCCCCCAACGAGATCGATGCCATCCTGCCCCAGCAACTTCTGGCCCTGAAAACCGGGGCGGCCGCGTTGGGCGATGCCGGCCTCCCCTTACGCGAATCGCGAACGCGCATGGGGGTGGTGGTTGGAATCAACTTTGATTTCGAATCCACCAATTTCCACCTGCGCTGGCAGCTTTTCTCGGCCCTGCAGCGCTGGCGTACCCAATTTGGGATCGCGATCGACGATCAAGATATGGATTCGTATCTCTCCGCGCTGCGTGACGGGTGCGGCCCGCCCCTGACCGCACCGCGCGTGATGGGCGCTCTGGGTGGTATCGTGGCCAGCCGCATGGCCCGCGAATTCCGCTTCGGTGGTCCCAGTTTTGTGGTTTCCGCCGATACCGCCTCGGGCATCAAGGCCCTCCGGGTGGCTGTCGACCGGCTGCAGCAGGGGGAAGCCGATGCCATGCTGGTGGGGGCTGTGGATCTGTTTGCCGAAGGACGCAGTGTGGTGCGCATGGATTCTGTGCTGCCGCTCTCGCGCAGCAATCGTATCCGACCTTTTGATGCGGATGCCGACGGCACCCTGCCCGGCGACGGCGGTGTGGCCCTGGTGCTCAAACCGCTCTCCCTGGCCCGTGCCCAAAAAGACCGCATCTACGCGGTCATCCGTGGCATTGGCAGCGCCGCTGGAAATAATCCGGCCACCGGCCGGGTTGACGGGAAGGTTTACTCCCGTAGCCTTGAACACTGTTTCGCCAACAGTCCGGTTCGGCCCGAGCAGCTCTCCTATGTGGAGGCCCACGGCGCCGGCCTTCCCGATCAGGACCAGATCGAGCTCAACGCCCTGAGCCGTTTTTTTAACGGCCACGTCGCCGCCGGGCCTGAAAACGCCATCGCCCTTGGCGCCACAAAACCGGTCTGCGGGCATACTGGTGCGGCCGACGGCCTCCTGGCCCTGGCCAAGACCGCCCTTTGCCTGTACCGCCGCACCCTGCCGCCTTTGCCCGGATTTACCCGCCTGCCGGATTCAATCGACCCGGCGATCCCGTTTCATATTCCCCGGCATTGCCAGCCCTGGTATCGGAACCGGGATCAGGGACCGCGGACTGCGATCAGCTGCACCATGACCGTGGACGGCACTTGCAGCCATGTGCTTCTGCAGGAAGAGGAAAGCATCCTTCCGGAAATGCATCGCAGCCATCCCATACCCATGGGCAACGCACTGCCGGGGTTGTTTGTGGTCACCGGAGATGCGCCGAACAAACTGATCGCCGGTCTTTCCGATCTGAACACGCATCTTGAAACCGCCAGCCAGGGGCGCCTTGAAATTGCCGCTGCCCGCTGGCTGGACACCCACCCACCGGACAGCGACCACAAACTGGCCATTGCGCTGATCATCGGTCCTGACGGCAACGGTCCCGAAATCATTGCCCAGGCCCGCCAGGCCGTTGACAACGGAGCATCCGATCCACGCTCAAAAAGGGTCTTTTACCGCAGCCAGCCCATGGGAAAGCAGACCCCCATCGCCATGATCTATCCGGGATCGGGCAACCATTACCTGGAAATGGGCCGCGACCTAGCCCTGCGCTTCCCCGACATCCTGGATGGAATGGATCGCGATACAAAGCGCTTGAAAACCCAGATGCGTCCCTGGCACCTGATGCCATGGGGTCAAGACTGGTCCGCAGGCTGGCAGCAGGAAGCAAATCTTAGGCTCAAGGCCGATATCCTGAACATGATCTTTGCCCAGGTGGTTTACGGTGGTCTGATGACCCGCATCCTCAAACGATTTGCCGTGCCCACCGACGCCCTTATCGGCTACAGCCTGGGAGAATCCGCGGCCCTGTTCGCCCATGATGTGTGGGCCGATCGTGGGGATATGCTGGCCCGCATGCAGGCCACCGATCTTTTTTCCACCCAACTGGCCGGCCCCTGCCGCGCCCTGCGCCAGGCCTGGAAGATACCCGACGAGACCCCGGTGGACTGGCAGGTGGCCGTGGTCAACCGCCCGGCTGACCAGGTCCGTGCCACAATCGACGCCATGGCCAACGTGCGCCTCTTGATCGTCAACTCGCCTGACGAATGCGTGATCGGAGGTCTTCGTCCGGCGATTGAAACGGCCATCGGGGCCCTGGGCTGCCAGGCGATTTTTCTGGATGGCGTGGTGACCGTTCATTGCGATGCGGCCCTTCCCGTGGCCAGGGAGTATCGGGACCTGCATCATTTCCCCACCACACCCCGTTCCGGCCTGTCGGTTTACAGTTGCAGCTGGGCCGCACCCTATGCGGTAACGGCTGACAAAATTGCTGATTCAATAGAAAAACAAGCCGTTGACGGTTTTGACTTCACGCGTACGATTAAGCGGGCCTATGGGGATGGAATTCGTATTTTTGTTGAAGCCGGACCCCGGGCCTCGTGTACGCGCATGATCGACCGTATCCTGGATGGCCAGGATCATCTGGCGGTGGCCGCCAACCACAGCGGTGAAAGCGAAATCGCGGCCCTGCTTCGCTGTCTGGGCCGACTGGTGGTGGAACGTATCCCCCTGGACCTGAACCCCCTTTATGAAGGCATCGTTGAATCCGGGGAGGATCAGATGACACCGGTAAAAAAATCCACGGTAACGGTAAACGTCGGCGGTCAGATGCTCAACCCCAGACTGCCGGCCCCGACAAAACCGCCAAAAAGGAAAATGATGCCTGCCGCGTCGCCTGAATCCGCGGAAGCATCCGAGGTTACCCCTGTTCAGAATCCGGCACCGCCACCACCGGCGTCGGCAGAAGCCCCTTCTCCCGAACAATCAGGCAACCCCTGGACCGCATTGATGGATACCGCCCAGCAAACCATGGCCTCCACGGCCGCTGCCCACGAACAGTTTCTGCAGTTGTCAGAGCAGTTGACGCAAAGTTTTGCCGACGCCTTTGATCTGCAGAATCGATTGTTAGGGATGGGTGCTCGTGTGCAGAACGATAACACCGTCGACCCATCGCCAGCGAGCCCCCGGGTACCGGTTGAGGCAAAGGGCGACAGGCCAGCCACGCCGGATCAATCCGTGGTGGCCTTCGATCGCGACATGTGCATGGAGTTTGCCATCGGCAGCGTGGGCCGTATGCTGGGGCCGGCCTTTGACGTTGTGGATACTCACCGGGTCCGGGTGCGTTTGCCCGACGAGCCGCTGATGCTGGTCGACCGCATCCTCAGCGTGGAGGGCGAGATGCTCTCCATGGGTGCTGGCCGGGTGGTGACCGAGCACGATGTGCGGCCCGGTGCCTGGTATCTGGACGGTGAGCGTGCACCGGTATGCATCAGCGTCGAGGCCGGGCAGGCCGATCTTTTCTTGGGCGCCTATCTGGGCATCGACCACCAGGTCAAAGGCCAGCGCGCTTACCGCCTGCTGGATGCGGTGATCACCTTTCACCGGGGGCTGCCCCGGCCCGGAGATACGATTCGCTACGAGATCGCCATTGACCGTTTCGTGCGCCAGGGCGAAACGTGGATGTTTTTTTTCCGTTTCGAAGGCTATATCGGAAACGACCATCTGATCACCATGCGGGATGGCTGTGCCGGTTTTTTTACCGAGGCCGAGGTGGAAAATTCCGGCGGCATCATCCTCACCGAGCGGGAACGACAACCGACAGCGGGAAAATGTCCGCCGGGCTGGCAATCCCCCGTGCCCATGGAGCGTGAATCCTTTACCGACGCCCAGGTGGAGGCGTTGCGGCGCGGTGATCTGGCCGGCTGTTTCGGCGAGCGCTTTGCCGGCGTCCAACTGGCGCAATCCCTGTGGCTGCCCGACGGCCGCATGCGCCTGATCCACCGCATTATCGATCTGGATCCCGCCGGCGGGCGCTACGGTCTGGGACTGATCCGGGCCGAGGCCGACGTCCATCCGGACGACTGGTTCCTGACCTGCCACTTTGTGGATGACATGGTCATGCCGGGAACGCTCATGTACGAATGCTGTGCCCATGCCCTGCGGGTATTTCTCCAACGCATGGGCTGGATCACGGACAAGCCGGGTGTGTGCTACGAACCGGTCGTCGGCAACGCGGCGCAGCTGAAATGCCGCGGACCGGTAACGCCGAAAACGGCCCACGTGCACTATGAAATCCAGATCAGCGAGATCGGCTATGGACCGGAACCGTATGTGATTGCCGATGCTCACATGTTTGCCGATGGTCGTCCGATCGTCTTTTTCAAAGATATGTCCATGAAAATGACCGGGGTGACCGGCCAGGAGATCGAGGACGCCTGGCGGCAACGGGGTGCGCTTGAGCAAAAAACGCACACGCCGCTTTACGACCGCGCGTCCATCCTCTCCTTTGCCGTGGGCAAGCCATCCGAGGCCTTTGGTGAGCCTTACCGCGTGTTCGACAGCCAGCGCACCATTGCCCGCCTGCCCGGCCCGCCGTACTGTTTCATGGATCGCGTGGTTCGGGTGGAGCCGCCTGCCTGGGAACTCAAGGCGGACGGCTGGGTGACGGCCGAGTATGACATCCCGACGGCCGCGTGGTACTTTGCTGCCGACCGCAGCGGCGTGATGCCTTTTTGCGTGCTGCTGGAAATCGCCCTGCAGCCCTGCGGCTGGCTGGCCGCCTATGCCGGCTCGGCCCTGCACAGTCAGCAGGACCTGAAATTCCGCAACCTGGGCGGAAGCGCCGTCTGGCACCGCCAGGTCACCCCTGACAGCGGCACCCTGACCATGCGTTGCCGCATGACCAAAGTGAGTGAAGCGGCCGAGATGATCATCGAGAATTTCGATTTTGAAGTGCTGGGCGGGGGGCAGCCCGTGTATACTGGCGACACCTATTTCGGCTTTTTTTCGGCCCCGGCCCTGACCCAGCAAAAGGGCCTGGGAATGGCCGATCCATTGGTCAAAACACTGTCCCCTTTTGCCGGCCATGATCAGGAGACCGAACGGCTGCCGGTTGACTTTCCCCTGACACCGGCGGACGCCGAGGGTATGCCGCCGCACATCGACCACCTGGCGCTGCCGGGCAAGGCGCTGTTGATGATCGACCGGATTGATTGCTATCTGCCCGATGGCGGCCATGCGGGCCTGGGGTATATTCGCGGCAGCAAACGGGTCGACCCGGACGAATGGTTTTTTAAGGCCCACTTTTACCAGGATCCGGTCTGCCCCGGATCGCTTGGGCTGGAATCGTTCCTTCAGCTCCTGAAAACATTTGCTATCCGACGATGGCCGGAATTGACCAACAGCCATCGATTTCGTCTGCTGGACGGCAGTCGCCACAGCTGGAGCTATCGCGGCCAGATTATCCCCAAAAACAAAACCGTTGTGGTCGAAGCCAGCGTCACCCAAATCAAGGACGGCCCCGCACCGGTGATTCGCGCCGATGGTCTGCTCTGGGTAGACGGCCTGGCCATTTACAAAATGGAAAACTTCGATTTGGCGCTGGTTCCGGCGACTGGGGCAACAACGTCATGA
- a CDS encoding MFS transporter produces MKSDPASTKTEMPINRFNLPGVLAVSIGHFIHDIYSAFLAPLLPLLIEKLSLSLTQAGLLSTVMQLPALFNPWIGSLADRISVRWFLVLAPSLTAVPMSLIGVAPSFGMLLILMVFAGISVSIFHVPAPVVVARMAGNRKGMGMSFFMVGGEAARAAGPMAAVSAVALMGLDGFYPVMGISFICSFILYLNTRDLPVTTASRTPVPLLQTWRDMAPVLKPITGILVARGFMHGCMASFLPTFIVMHTGNLWLAGAGLTIYEIAGVVGVMVAGTLSDRMGRRRMLTFSLLGAPISLLTFVWVDGWIAYVMLVLTGFTLLSTTPVMLALIQESAVESPSAANGLFMMISFLARSAVVVIVGIAADLIGLEKTFVIFAVIGFSGLPFVFRLPDDRQLASGADRAYNSFKSE; encoded by the coding sequence GTGAAATCCGATCCTGCCTCCACCAAAACTGAAATGCCGATCAATCGCTTCAACCTGCCGGGTGTTCTGGCCGTCTCCATCGGCCATTTTATTCACGACATCTATTCGGCTTTTCTGGCACCGCTGCTTCCGCTGCTCATCGAGAAGCTCTCCCTGAGCCTCACCCAGGCCGGGCTGCTTTCGACGGTGATGCAGCTGCCCGCCCTGTTCAACCCCTGGATCGGATCATTGGCCGACCGGATCAGTGTGCGCTGGTTTCTTGTTCTGGCCCCGTCGCTTACCGCCGTTCCCATGAGCCTGATCGGTGTTGCCCCGTCCTTCGGGATGTTGCTGATCCTTATGGTCTTTGCCGGAATCAGTGTCTCCATTTTCCATGTGCCCGCGCCAGTGGTGGTGGCCCGCATGGCCGGCAACCGCAAAGGGATGGGAATGTCCTTTTTCATGGTGGGAGGGGAAGCGGCCCGGGCGGCAGGCCCCATGGCGGCGGTCAGTGCGGTCGCCCTGATGGGGCTGGACGGTTTCTATCCGGTCATGGGCATCAGTTTTATCTGTTCGTTCATCCTGTACCTCAATACGCGGGATCTGCCGGTAACCACCGCATCCAGAACTCCGGTGCCGCTCCTGCAAACCTGGCGCGACATGGCCCCCGTGCTCAAACCGATAACCGGCATCCTGGTCGCCCGGGGCTTCATGCACGGTTGCATGGCCTCTTTTCTGCCGACATTTATCGTGATGCATACCGGCAACCTGTGGCTGGCCGGTGCCGGCCTGACCATTTACGAAATTGCCGGTGTTGTGGGAGTCATGGTGGCCGGAACCCTCAGCGACCGTATGGGGCGGCGGCGCATGTTGACGTTTTCCCTTCTGGGGGCACCCATATCCCTGCTGACATTTGTCTGGGTGGACGGGTGGATCGCCTATGTCATGCTGGTGTTGACCGGTTTCACCCTGCTCTCCACAACACCGGTAATGCTGGCTCTGATTCAGGAGAGTGCCGTGGAAAGCCCCTCGGCGGCCAACGGGCTGTTCATGATGATTTCATTTCTGGCCCGCTCGGCGGTGGTGGTCATCGTGGGCATCGCCGCCGATCTGATCGGTTTGGAAAAGACCTTCGTCATTTTCGCTGTCATCGGTTTCAGTGGGTTGCCTTTTGTCTTCCGGTTGCCCGATGATCGGCAGCTGGCCAGCGGAGCGGACCGGGCCTATAATTCCTTTAAGTCAGAATGA